Proteins encoded in a region of the Paenibacillus pedocola genome:
- a CDS encoding response regulator transcription factor, with protein MFKIFIIEDDQGLVTLLQNYLHKFGYETQAVRNFDAVKAEFEQYAPHLVLLDVNLPKFDGYYWCRQIRGISTCPILFISARDGKMDQVMALENGADDYITKPFDYEIAFAKIKSHLRRAYGSYAAGSNERSLSVSGLMLDVERLVLSRGSAKVELSHTEAKILDELMQKAGTIVTRDRLLEKIWDEQAFVDDNTLNVYVTRVRKKLAVLDIQDGLQTVRGQGYRLSGNWGEV; from the coding sequence ATGACCAGGGTCTGGTAACCCTGCTTCAGAATTATCTTCATAAGTTCGGCTATGAGACGCAGGCGGTGCGCAATTTTGATGCGGTAAAAGCGGAGTTTGAGCAGTATGCGCCGCATCTGGTCCTGCTGGATGTGAATCTGCCTAAATTCGACGGTTACTACTGGTGCCGCCAGATCCGCGGGATTTCCACCTGTCCGATTCTGTTCATCTCTGCCCGTGACGGTAAAATGGATCAGGTCATGGCGCTGGAGAACGGGGCGGATGATTATATTACGAAGCCGTTTGATTATGAAATTGCCTTTGCCAAAATCAAAAGCCATCTCCGCCGTGCCTACGGCTCCTATGCCGCGGGGAGCAATGAGCGCAGCCTGAGCGTTTCCGGACTGATGCTAGATGTAGAGCGGCTGGTTCTGTCACGCGGCAGCGCAAAGGTTGAGCTTAGCCACACCGAAGCGAAAATTCTCGATGAACTCATGCAAAAAGCCGGCACAATCGTCACACGCGACCGGCTGCTGGAGAAAATCTGGGATGAACAGGCGTTTGTTGATGATAATACGCTGAATGTCTATGTCACCCGGGTACGCAAAAAGCTGGCCGTCCTGGATATCCAGGATGGGCTTCAGACCGTGCGCGGTCAAGGCTACCGGTTATCAGGCAACTGGGGGGAAGTGTAG
- a CDS encoding sensor histidine kinase — protein sequence MKLFLREQTPLIIVYIAQLLIITLIYRLDGGSAVEVSLYAGLLSTCLLLGYLAYRYLSNRSFYERLQSLPGSLDESGGPAQSSPLADSLRTLLTQQFRLYQNDLHSYRHKLEEHIHFINQWVHGMKTPLSVIHLIIQDKDGPPFTAIGDELDRLKKGLDTVLYTARLDTFEHDFYVEQLKLADIVRSVTSEQKRLFIRKRVFPAISVDSGITITSDEKWLTFVLTQLITNALRYTVEEGRFVHFHGYAEEQGRVTLEVRDEGVGIPSGDLPRVFDPYFTGVNGRSFQESTGMGLYLVKQICGKLGHEVEISSEVGKGTAVRIIFSGHSAAGSAGSGARR from the coding sequence ATGAAGCTGTTTTTGCGGGAACAGACGCCGCTGATCATAGTCTACATAGCCCAATTGCTGATCATCACACTCATATACCGCCTGGACGGCGGAAGTGCGGTAGAGGTGAGCCTGTATGCGGGGCTGCTCAGCACTTGCCTGCTGCTGGGATATCTGGCTTACCGTTATCTTAGCAACCGCTCCTTCTATGAGCGGCTGCAGTCGCTGCCGGGCTCGCTTGATGAATCAGGCGGTCCCGCCCAGAGCTCACCGCTTGCCGACAGCCTGCGCACACTGCTGACCCAGCAGTTCCGGCTCTATCAGAATGATCTGCACAGCTACCGCCATAAGCTGGAGGAGCATATCCATTTCATTAACCAGTGGGTGCATGGCATGAAGACACCGCTCTCGGTCATCCATCTGATCATACAGGACAAGGACGGACCTCCATTCACCGCAATCGGCGACGAGTTGGACCGGCTGAAAAAAGGGCTGGATACGGTGCTCTACACCGCCCGGCTGGATACGTTTGAGCATGATTTTTACGTAGAGCAGCTGAAACTTGCAGACATTGTGCGCAGTGTGACTTCAGAGCAGAAGCGGCTGTTCATCCGCAAACGGGTGTTTCCGGCCATTTCCGTAGACAGCGGCATTACGATCACTTCTGACGAGAAATGGCTGACATTTGTGCTGACCCAGCTGATTACTAATGCGCTGCGTTATACGGTGGAGGAAGGCAGATTTGTCCATTTTCATGGTTATGCTGAGGAGCAGGGGAGGGTCACACTTGAGGTGCGTGATGAGGGAGTAGGTATTCCTTCCGGCGATCTGCCAAGGGTATTCGATCCGTATTTTACCGGTGTGAACGGGCGCAGCTTTCAGGAATCAACCGGAATGGGCCTTTATCTCGTCAAGCAGATCTGCGGCAAGCTGGGGCATGAGGTGGAGATTTCCTCTGAGGTGGGCAAGGGGACGGCGGTGCGGATTATTTTTTCGGGACATTCGGCGGCCGGTAGCGCAGGATCAGGAGCACGACGGTAG